TGTATCATCAATGGGAGGCATGACACCAGCTACCTTTACTGGAGATGGAAACCAAGTCAGTGCCATCTTCCGAGGTTTGACCCAAACACTTTTCTTCAACTCATTAACAACAAGCATGTTGCTTTTGTTGGAGATTCTCTGGCTAGGAACCAAATAGAGTCCCTTCTTTGCTTGTTAGCCACTGCTTCAGCACCTAAACGTGTCCACCACAAAGGCTCTCGTAGATGGCACTTTGCTTCTCACAATGCAAGCTTGTCCCTCTACTGGTCCCCATTTCTTGTGCAAGGGGTTCAAAGATCAAGCACAGGGCCACTTCATAACATATTGCATTTGGATCGTGTCAATGAGAAGTGGGCAAGGGATGTGGATCAAATGGACTTGATTGTGCTATCAGTTGGAAATTGGTTTTTGGTTCCTTCAGTTTACTACGAGGGTGGTAAGGTTTTAGGTTGCTTAAACTGTCACGGTTTTGAGTACACTGATATTGGTTTTTATGGTCCACTGAGAAAGGCTCTGAGGACTACTCTTAATAGCATAAtagagaagaaagttggtaaggGAAATGGAATTGGTGTAATTGTGAGAACATTCTCACCTTCCCATTTTGAAGGTGATTGGGATAAGGAGGGTACTTGTTCAAAGAGTAGACCTTATAGAAAGGGGGAGATGAAACTTGGAGAAGTGGATGAAGAGATGAGAAGGATTGAGATGGAAGAAGTGGAAAATGCTAAGGCAAAAGCCAAACAGTTAGGAGGGTTTAGTTTGGAGGCACTTGATGTAACAAAATTGTCATGGTTGAGACCAGATGGCCATCCAGGAGCTTATATGAATCATTTCCCATTTGCTAATGGAATTTCAAAGCGTGTGCAGAATGATTGTGTTCATTGGTGCTTGCCAGGACCTATAGACTCCTGGAATGAGATCTTGGTGGAGATGATGAAGCCGAGAGTGCAGAATCCCACTTGTTAATTTATCACACTCTTCATATTTTTCTACCGAATAGGTTATGTTATGATCACAGTAGCAGCAGTAAGTAGCAACACAAACTACAACCTTTTTAACACACTCTTGTTGAATGCACAATTTGAGTAATATGATGAAATTAAGAAAAGAGAATGtgtgagaaaaaaaagtatCACTAGgacaaaatatcaaaacaacGAATCCATATAAAAACGGTTGCAATTTCGTAATTATAATGTGTTTTTAACGATGATTCTAAGAGGAATTATCGTTAAAAATGGTTATGGGAGACATATAAAGACGGTTTTGGGAGGAACTGTTGTTAAAAAGtgtaaaatttttgaaaaaatattgtgTTGTGCGTGTCTCCCTCTCTTATTTTGTCTCGCGCTCATTCTTCTCAGTATTACTTCTCTCACACACTCGTCTCTCTACCACCACACTCCAACCGCGACCTTCACCACACCACAAAACCACTGATAAATGCCAATGTGTAATTTttataattgagaaaattgaacactttggaacttaattgttgcttaatgtaagaaaattaccctaatttgagaattattgaatctgattatatattttgaaccaggaaacaaatgaagaaatttaatcccaatttttgtgtaaatttcagATGAATACGAAgcattaaaagaaagaaagcaaagacttaattggatcacaagaagGAGTAAAGAAGGAAAATATAAAGGAAGCATCTCGTTCAAGCTAAAATATTTAGCTCAGgctaaaattatctaaattaaattaatggtGCAGTACTAATATAGCTCAGGCTAGAATTGCTCGCCCAAGGTAAAACAACATCGAATGATCTAGCCTAAGCTAGATTGGCTTGCTTGAActaaatttcattaaataaactCTGGAATAGAGTTAAAATAGGAGCGGTGGAAAATAAGTGAGGATTTTAGAGAGAATttagtgagagaagaagaagaaaactcTGTTCTCAAGAGAAGAATGTTCTCAAATCAGCTCTTCTTATGTAATtcagatcaagaatgaagattggaggAGCTATCATGAGTTGCTAAGTGCTTTCAAACTTGAGATTGAATGTAATCTATtttgatcaaatgtattcttggtgatatatatatatatatatatatatatatatatatacttgataacttgtaatgctaggaatGGATTTCAAGTTATTAATTGCatcataattttgttcataaagCTGGAGGATTTGTCTGAGAAATCAATGTTTGAGAAATCATCAtatgaatttcatctgtgagTAATCAAGGTGAATATctttaaattaagcatcaagaataagtagttttgagtattatatattgtattattccaAAATACAGATGATTAAGATAGAcgcaattcaatcccaagtatttttatctatatttgataagttagtTTTGTTACTTGTTGAATCACATCTTAAATTTTGAGTTATTTTTGGTAAAAGTgttaatttggttatgaacaagtttctacatttattttttatacttgaCGAGTTTTATAACAGAACttcttaattagaattgttctttatgggttcgacattcgtactttaaatAGTATTATATTACAGCTGATTTGGTATACTTGTCGGGATAAATCAACAACCACTACCGTGCAACTGACTATCGTGCAACCTCCATCACTCCAACCGTGTGACACCGCAACCTTCACCCTCACTCTAGTCACACGACACCGGTGTTGGGTTCAATAATGCCAAAGCTCaaggaggggggggggggggtgaattgaccttttaaaactttcgcgCAGATTCAAGTTTTATCAtagtacacagaaaataaatcgatttatttagcaATGAACAGAGTTATTTTTACACTGTTTATGTATTAAAGCGTTTATACCAGTCAAGTAATTCTTGAAATTATGCAGATTGATTTGCAAGCTATATACACATTGATTTTAAGAGGATATTATGTAAAACAGAATCAGTGACCTTCAATTTTTTAAGCAAGTGATAAAGGTTCAATTATTAGCTTGACAATCAATTgggtaacctatcacaatcaaacAGTTCCAGTTGTAATTAACATTTCATATATCTTCTTAAGAGAAGCAAACTGATTTTCTAGAAAATAAGAACAGAatgaacaagcccagaaagaacaaatttatttttaattgaacatatTCAATTTTAGACAGATTAACAGATAAGTGAAccgagtgcagggatgaagagaaatgaacacacaacagttatattggttcactcaaatgagctacatctagtctcacctaatccaaggtgaaatccactaaacaaacgtgccaaacacacttacacagtcactgttcttgaaccctacaagaacctTGACACgcttgctgaaaaacactatttcagcacacacactcttcaagaaaccctatcaagaagaacTTACAATCACACTATACAAGAATTCgaaatatgaaacgaatacacctgatagagaatGCATAAATCTGTCTTAGACCAGTAGAATAGATTGCTCACACAGTAGCAACACCTTTAACCAAGCCTTAGagccaaccaagaacaagcacacttttgatttgTAAAGTCTTTCAAGAACACTTGCTAATTCTCtgtaaatccttaattctctgttgtaaaacttgttttctcaattgtatgatttTACTTTAAACGCAGAAACAAGCTCTCCTTTTATAGAGAAACAACttataacaaatttttaaaaaacagttaaaactgttataaaaagaacagattgaaaataaaatgaacagatttattttcaaaagcagttggagaatctgttatgtgaaggagacttagtcaaacatactggtgcaaggataaaacgaaaaaaaaaccttttaaggtaaacatggcaccagacaaaaaaagaatctattcatttacagatgaacaaatttattttcaaaacgataacaaaaACTTCCTAACAGttaaaacacagtcgttttgatggATTGAAGATTTAGttaaaatacttgatgcacaaactatgattttcaaaaacacttaaTCAAAGCATCAACTCAAGAAAaaaatctattcatttagaaaagaacatattaattttttatgcagtaaggatatttttgcaaaacatgtgaaaaacagtttcagaaaaCTTGTgtttgctcttatcacatggtcaggggttaagaagtgagttacctagcaaaaaacctactctaaacaacctctaaactatacctaagacattcttaaagcaaatgtaaatacaaatgaaatttacacaaatggcttcatcaaacacatgtcttgaaggggcaacaaccatcttcaacaaccGGATTCTTCAACCTCACACCAGTTGTGCGACTCGGCCCTTGCCGCACCGCACTAGAAAAATGCCAGCTCGCGCGACATCGCAACCTTCACCCTCAGTCCTAGACGCACAACACCGAAAATGCGCCAGCTCCCTTGTCCAGCTCTATATGACATCGTCCCAACCATGACCTCCGCGCCCAACCGCTCCAAATTAGAGTTCATCCCTCCATTTTTGcgcaaactttttttttatttgatgaatTAATGATGGTTCTAGAACCATCGTTATAAATTCTTGATTTATAACTACATTCAAATTAACGACGATTTTAAAATCATCTTTAAATGTTCACTATTGTTAATGTTGTTTCCTGCAATAGGGTATTACATTTCTCCTTCAACTTCAACTTGTGCTTATTTCTTTAATGAAAATTAGGTTACAATTGTTCACTTATGTCTACTCAAATAAACAAGAGAGAAAATTTTCATGAAGTTGTAAATCTCCCATAAATTTAACTATTATCAACTTTTcagttttcttttttgtttggGTTAATTTCAGGTATGTCACAACATTATAAGAAAAATCCACTTTATCTGTCAACAAAAAGCGATAGCCATATAAAAGAAGCCCCTTCCCGTTGGACACTACAATATATGTCAACTATTGCGTTGATCATAAAGACGTTTAActcactaaaaaatattaaaataataataagttggcgtatagaatgaaaatataaagtaaatgcaataaaacaaaattaagtgTCATCAATAGGCTATGTTAGCATAGGAAGCATGTGGGATGTACCGAGGAAGAACATaagtgaagaaaaatgaaaGATAGAGATGTTTATAAATTGAATCGCGAGTATTTTTGCCATTTCACAAATCGCGTAGGGTGCAAATGCGGGTGTGGAATGATGAGGCCCGAAGTTAAAGGAAAATTGGAAATGAATATGAATCAGTAAATTCACTTTTCGTTTTCTGCAACTTTTATTCAACCAAATGTATTTTTAATCAATAGGCTACATATCtagttacaaaaataaaaatacgaCAGTCAGtgataaactattattattattatcattatttttatatattttatataactttaaaattttattatattactaaAAAGTATATGTAAATATTATCCATTAACG
The sequence above is a segment of the Phaseolus vulgaris cultivar G19833 chromosome 2, P. vulgaris v2.0, whole genome shotgun sequence genome. Coding sequences within it:
- the LOC137810652 gene encoding xyloglucan O-acetyltransferase 1-like, translating into MRGANSMKDQSITKKLLPCTLHILLLLPLLPIVLLSFYFYSLSLAPSPPTKLSPSADKDYVCDTPCDYFNGRWVLDKRGPLYNGTTCSTIKESQNCIINGRHDTSYLYWRWKPSQCHLPRFDPNTFLQLINNKHVAFVGDSLARNQIESLLCLLATASAPKRVHHKGSRRWHFASHNASLSLYWSPFLVQGVQRSSTGPLHNILHLDRVNEKWARDVDQMDLIVLSVGNWFLVPSVYYEGGKVLGCLNCHGFEYTDIGFYGPLRKALRTTLNSIIEKKVGKGNGIGVIVRTFSPSHFEGDWDKEGTCSKSRPYRKGEMKLGEVDEEMRRIEMEEVENAKAKAKQLGGFSLEALDVTKLSWLRPDGHPGAYMNHFPFANGISKRVQNDCVHWCLPGPIDSWNEILVEMMKPRVQNPTC